The Impatiens glandulifera chromosome 3, dImpGla2.1, whole genome shotgun sequence genome contains a region encoding:
- the LOC124931023 gene encoding probable U3 small nucleolar RNA-associated protein 11, whose protein sequence is MSSLRNAIHRREHKERSQPSSRKKFGLLEKHKDYVVRAKAFHKKEDALQKLREKAASRNPDEFYFKMVNTKTVNGSHRKESEANKYTQDQLMLMKTQDLGYIMQKLQSEKKKVEKLTAVLQSIDNDHSGKHVYYAEDRDEAKEMQSQTSESRKVPGLDKLPNHIKKRTAGSYKQLEKHKSLVTQLETVYTEMSMKQELQKKGRKRKLREDEIVCPTEKPVYKWRAERKR, encoded by the exons ATGTCGTCACTAAGGAATGCTATTCATAGACGGGAACACAAGGAGCGATCTCAACC ATCATCAAGAAAGAAATTTGGACTTCTCGAGAAGCATAAGGACTATGTAGTTCGTGCAAAGGCATTTCACAAGAAAGAAGATGCTCTGCAG aaACTCAGAGAAAAGGCTGCGTCTAGAAATCCAGATGAATTCTACTTCAAGATGGTCAATACAAAAACTGTTAATGGAAGTCATAGAAAAGA GAGTGAGGCGAATAAATATACTCAAGATCAACTGATGTTGATGAAGACCCaagatttaggttatattatgCAGAAACTTCAAAGCGAGAAAAAG AAAGTTGAGAAGCTCACAGCAGTCTTGCAATCCATTGACAATGATCATTCGGGCAAACATGTCTACTATGCTGAAGACAG GGATGAGGCCAAAGAAATGCAATCGCAAACATCAGAAAGTCGAAAAGTGCCTGGTTTGGACAAATTGCCTAATCACATTAAAAA AAGAACAGCTGGGTCATACAAACAACTTGAAAAACATAAAAGCTTGGTGACTCAATTGGAGACTGTATATACTGAGATGTCCATGAAGCAAGAACTACAG AAAAAGGGGCGTAAACGAAAGTTACGAGAAGATGAGATTGTATGTCCTACTGAAAAACCAGTTTACAAGTGGCGTGCAGAACGCAAGCGATGA